The Magnolia sinica isolate HGM2019 chromosome 9, MsV1, whole genome shotgun sequence sequence TTTCATTGATGGTATTATCTTTATGTTCGTCTTCCTGCTTTGTAGAGAAAAGGGAGTGTGGATGCTCAAGAGAAGGTGGGAAGGGCTCATGCACGAGCTGCTGAACTTGAGAAGCAGGTTGCAAATGGGAAAACACTTAAGAATTTGTATGCTTTCGGATAAGTAGTGCCTACTCTTGATATTGTTGCTCTTCTGTTCAGGTCCAGAAACTTCAAAAtgaaatagaaacacaaaataAGAGGAGGGAGGCTTTAGAAGTTAGAACAGGTGAAATTGAGAAGAAAAGGCAGGAACTGAATTTGAAATTAGATAAGGTTTGCTTCCGCTTTTCAATTGGCCATGAATACATATACCTTTTGTTTTAAGTTACCACAAGAAAACTATTGTAGCTTATTACTTATAGGTGTGTTATTGGATATTTATATGTGAAGTTGGCTAGAGTGTTCCTGCTTCTAGCTTAGCTACCTGCCCAGAGATGGGCTAAACCTGAAGGTTTGAAGTTGCCAATACATTTAAAAGCTCATTAGCTACATTTATTTCTAAATGGAACCCTTTTTAATATGTGAAGTAAAGTGACTTCATTTACCAAGTGGATTCATTACATCAAGCATCTGGTGAGTAGAGCTCATTGCGAAATTATCTTACTCAGATGCTATGGTCAGGATTGTGGCCTGATCATGCAAGACGGAGTTTTTAAATTGCTGCTCTGTGAATATAGATGAACAAAATGCCTTCTAATAAATTGGTGTTGTCTATATAAAAAAGAAGCTGAACAAATTGTTTCACGAGTCTTTGTGTACGCAATCTCTGTTCCACCTAATCAAGTGCTACATGTTACGGAGAGTTTGATGGGGTTTGGTAGATCTTGATCTGAATTCAGTGTATGCCTCTTGGTTCCTTTGCAGCTCCAAAAGATTAATGATGAACAGAAGAATCGAATTCGTAAAACTGAACATGCTCTTCAAGTTGCAGAGGTGTGCTTTTATCTAAAGAAATTTGTTTTCATAGTTTCAAGATTAATGATGAACAGAATAACTGAATTCCTTgttcttttctttaaaaaaaaaatctggtcTTTCACAGGAAGAGATGGTGAAGGCCAAATTAGAAGCTACGTTGAAGGCTAAAGAGTTTATGGAGGTAAGGATATGCAACTGCTGTCATAAATGCCTACTGAGTACTAAATTTTCTAACATCTATCATTTGGTTCACCAATAACCCAACATGTTTTGGTAATTGCTAATGTGTATGAACCGTTCTTAAATCCCTTATATCTTAAATTGCTTACATGGTAtaatatctatttatttattttttattttctgaattAAATTTGCATACATTAGTGGTAATAGGTGCAATTCTTCTTTACAGTCGAGGTAATTCGTAAAATGATTAACAGTTAGACCTAATGCTTTGGTTAGTTTTGAGTAGTTACAATAATTAACTTGGGTTTCGTGACTTTGATCAGATTCAAGGTGCATGGCTACCACCTTGGCTTGCAACTCATTTAATCCACATGCAGGTATATATGTTGAAAAGAAGGTATAGCCACTGTCAAAGCATATTCTCTCGTGATATTTTGCCTTTTCTACTTGCAGTTTTTTGCAGAAAAAGAGTGGAATGAGCATGGGAAACCTGCCTTGGCCATTGTGATGCAAAAGGTGATTCGTCTGTCTATAAGAAGTCACATGCAATGGTTAAAAATCTATCTTGTGCCATATATTTATTTCTGAACTTCCACGCTGCCCCATATAGTTGGCAGATGGCCTGAGCCTGAGTTGGTTTGGGCCTGCAATTTGTACTGATCTGGTTGGGCCTGTCAGAGCAAGACTATTCAAAAATTTGATTGCAAGCCCAGGTCGACCCATTTGCCATAACAGCTCCCATAATACTTCAGGAGATCATTATTCACAAGATCATCTTATTTTTTGGAGGTTGCATGAAATGACCATTTTCAAATTGTGAAATTGTTTCAGGCTTCAGAAAAATCTTCACAGGCCCAGAAATGGGCTGAACCCCACCTAGAAACAGTTAAAACTGTGAGTCACTGCTACAGATTCTCCAACTCATGATATGTTTGCATTTCATTGTCCCATAGCCTGTTTGCATGTGTTATAAGCACTTTCAATCCTCTTTAATATCTGACAATACTGACAATTTGGGTCCCAAGGCTCCACGCCACCTTAGTTTTCTCATTTTGTGGCAAGATATGCTTGCAAATGAGCTGCTCTCATTTCAGCACTCTACctaaatgacataggtctcatctGAGGGATATCTTATGGCAAAATGACAAAAGAAAAGTTGATGTGGAGCCATTGTTGTCAGTCgctattcaacatgaaaagaGATGGAAACTGATCAAGGTACATTATATGTACCCAGGTCCTAGTAACATCATCCCTTGATGTTTGATGATTCGGATTGACATTTTCCACCAATGGCTTTAGGTTTTTATCCTTTTACTTACCATGATCTCGGATATAGCATCATTTCTCTGTTACCTTACTAGATCATGATTGAAACTCTCTTCTTATTCTTTGATCTACTTTGTGAAGAGATGGGTCCCTGTTTTAAAGGAACAATGGTTGGCTTTTACAACCTTTGTTGGACCGCATGTGGAATCAGTAACTATCAAGACTGTTGAGGTTTATGAAGCATCGAAGAGCACTCTTACGCCACATATTGTTAAAGTTCAAGAACTGGCAAATCCATACTTGCAGGTATTCTTCGTTATGCTATGCTGAAGTGAGGAATTAGTTAGCTGCATAATTCTTGACTATGTTCGTGCCATTGTGCTCGTTTGGGTGTCTCCAATGTAGCACGATTGAAGAATTGAACCAAAATTGCATTACATATGAATACGTATCTCTTGTAGATGATCCAATCCTCTAATCGTTGATTTAATATTCTTTTAgcagaaaatgaaataaaatagagGGGATAACAGGATAAATATATGGAATTGCTCCAAAAGAAACCCTAAGGCTAGGTTTGGATACAGTGAATCCAGCGGACAAGATTGGAAAAGGCCTTACTTTCCCCTGATTTGACCCGACTGCATGTTTGGATACCCAAAATTGCCCTCGAATCCAAAGGAGCTTTTCCAACCAGATATGGTAATACACTTCTTGAGAAAATACAGCTGTGAGAGAAAATATGATAGTTGATGAGGCTTTCATGGATTTACTACACCAATCCAAACACATGAACAGTTGGAATGGAATCCTCATATTAATAGTTAGCAAGAAATAATCACCATGTAATTATTGCTTTTCTCCTTGCTTTTGTTTTTGAGAGATAACAACAATTTTATTAAAAGCTCGCAAaagcgagaaaagaatacaaggcacctaaaataaaagaagaaaaagaaagagagaaatcagcaaccaAGGCTGCACTGACATGGATAGCCCACCCCGAGACTAGAAACTTAACCTTTTTAATTACGTCCTCCACCCCGGGATTCTCTCCCCAAATAGCCCACAAAACAGCCATTAAGATCAGCCTCCACGTAACTTTTTTAACCTTACCCACTCACCCGGTGCCAAGCCCAAAGAAAACTAACAACTGGCTTGGGCATTACCCTCGTTGTCTTCGAGGACCCTAAAAAGTAATTCCACACTCTTCTAGAAAAGGGGCAGTGCAAAAATAGATGATCTATCGATTCAACATCTGCCATACACATTAGGCACAAATTAGGGAGCACGAGGGATCTTCTTTGAAACTAAAATAAACTGGCCAATGGAAATCCAGCAATCCGAACATGGCCTAAGGAATTACACCAATGGGATCTAAAGGCATCAGACtgacgcaggacaattaaccacttgctctaaaagctcgaactgttagagtatggggaattaatctctttatctcatagcgcaggccccacatctcatgggttaggacctcagccgaacccccctcatgggctcgtgggccccaaatcacatgggccgcccaccctgagtgtgtccttgcatcccacgggctaccccactcgagctcggtgtgaaatgcccttgcattaattacccccggtgaggagtctcgaacacgagacctccttcgtgggcctcaaatcacatgggtcacctaccttgagtgtgtccccgcatcccacgggcaaccccactcgagcccggtgtgaaatgcccttgcattaatcaccccggtgaggagtttcgaatacaagacctcccgctctaataccaatttgatgcaggacaattaaccacttgctctaaaagctcgaactgttagagtatgacgaattaatccatttatctcatagcccaggccccacatctcatgtgttaggacctcgaccgaacccccccCTCATGggatcgtgggccccaaatcacatgagccacccaccctgagtgtgtccccgcatcccacgggctaccccactcgagcccggtgtgaaatgcccctgcattaatcacccccgatgaggagtctctaacacgagacctcccccgtgggccccaaatcacatgggtcacccaccccgagtgtgtcctcgcatcccatgggctaccccactcgagcccggtgtgaaaatgcccctgcattacagaCCCATTAGATCTAGAAGAATCACTCCCCTCACTTATTGATAATATCCCATCATAGGAaactaaaagaaagaaataactCTACTCAATCATTCAAATAATAAACATTCTATCATTCATTGTCTCATATGAAAGACCTCTTGCCTCTATATAGGCTACAAAACCGGCTAAGAAGCTTCTAGAAAGAATCTTCTagagaatctccaactctcttaCCCCATTGGTCCACATGGATAGTTGCAACAAGGACAAAGGGGAATATAACTGAACAGGAAACTGCTTTAGAAACCCAAATCTTGCTAAAGAACTGCACCTATATACAATTGTATGGGTTATGGTGTTGGATGGATTGTACAAACACCATAAAAGGGCTCAGTGGTTTTAGAAAGGCCATATAAATGGGTACGGCTGATCTAATGGTCCCCATAGTCCAAAGGTCATCCCTGATGCGTGGTTTGGACCCTTGGGTGGGCAATCTGGGCTGATCTACAATTGGATGGGCCCAAATCACTCAATGACCAAATTTGGGCTTCGATTGGACAATTGAATGATCTAGGTGCatcactttcttttttatttcaattgCTTTCTTCCTCGAaggttcaaaatatcagtattAGAGCACGTATCAACCAACACTGAAACTGACACATTTTGCCCCATTTGTACACAGCAGCCGATACACACTCCACATCAGCTGTCTCCAAAACCAACACGTATTCATGTGTCGCCGATTACTGATTTAGTCACATGTTGGTGATGCATATGATAAATGCATCATTTCATTTATCAAAAAAATACTGATGCATCAGCTGGTATTTTTCACCCTTGGTCCTCTATATGCCTTAAAGACAGTTTCATGTCCTGACAGGAAGCTAGGAAATTCTCTAAGCCCTACATCGATCACATCGCTACCATTACAAAGCCTCATGTCGATAAAGTAAGGGTTACTTTGAAGCCTTACACCAATCAAGTAGTTTCTGCTTCTCAAAAGTTTCTTAAATCAGCGAAAGTGTACCATTATCAGGTACATCACTCTTCTCTTGTTTTATTTGCATTTATATTTTTACTCATAATCTCTTCTTCATCATCCTCACTCTATAAATCCATATATCTTCATGCATGCTGATAGCTTTTCTTCTTTGCTCCAACTTATTTGCTGAGGTAGATGATACATGACTTTAGCATATTATCAGACTGAACTGGGAAGGAGTGAAGTAGAATTTTCTagcatttttcatgaaaatgtatatttttaaaCAATGAGGTGCTAGACACTGTCTAGTGTGAAATTTTGGCTGGATGCTTTGCATTTTCACGGGCACATGTTTCTAGGATGTAGAATGTACTAttcatcatcgtcgtcgtcatctaGACCATATCCCAATTATGGGGTCAGCTGcacgaatcctgttctgccattctaATCCATCAAGGGtcataccttcagttagaccatggtTCATCAAGTCTTTTCATACTACCACCATCATCGTCCTTTTGGgatttccccttgcccttttagagccttctaCTTGCAAGAAATTGCAGCCTTCCAAATAAGAACTGGTCAATCCATTGGTATACCATGAAGTTACAAAGGTTGTACCTGTGAATCAACTCACTCCTAACAGGCATGGTTCTTGGCCTTCGTTGTagatgaccaaaccatctaagtctactttccctcatattATTACCTATTTGTGTTATTCCTAATTTtcatcaaatgcattcatttctaattctaacctccctcatcttgccactcattcatctcaacatcttcatttcagctacactcatcctatgaacatgttattccttaactgcccaacattatgTGCCATAAAGCATGGCCGGTCTTATAGCtattctataaaatttccctttccgTTTGAGTGGTAtacaacaatcacataaaactccagaggcacatctccatttcttccacccagcttgaattctgtGGACAATATCCTTCTGAGTCTCTCCACTTTCATGAATTATTGATCTGTcgtattgaaagtggtcattttgggaaatttCTTGGTAAAAAATCTTAAATAATTCTTCATTTTCACTCCTACTGTTGCTAAAATTGCACTGCATACACTGTTTTAGTCAGACTAATTTTAAATCTAGCGTTGTGATTACACCCTCCATCATCTTGTCTGTAAAAAaccatgtcatctgcaaacaacatacaacATGGGATCTCTTCATGCCTCCTGCAAATGCCTCGTTAATTCGTCCATAACCAATGTGAAGTACGGGCTCAATGTCGACTCCTAGTGCAACCTtatagtaattgggaactcaaTTGTCCCTCCACTAGTGTTCTTTACATTTGTCACcactcatacatatccttaatcatgtcaatgtaTTCTCTTGAAACACCGTTCTTTCACAACACCCACTAGATTgactctctagggaccctatcatatgctttctcaaaatcaataaagaccatgtggagatccttcttcctctccctatatttctccatcaattgtcagAATGGAAAAATAGCTTCAGTGGTAGACCTCTCAGGCATGAACATCTCATGCCGTAGTCTTTGTTCAATCACTCTCTCCCAAACTTTCATCGAGAGCTCTGTATTTTGGGCCCAATTTGGATGGCCCATGCATGAATATCTTCCAGATGAGAAAATACTATCTCTTCAATTGGTGGCCAATAAGGAGATGGTCAACAAAGGAAATACAACAACAAAACACCGACAGCTATGATCGTTCAATCTGTGGATTTGTTGCAAGGACCATCCAAAGTGAGGCCCATCAAAcattttggatcactgaaccgtgGGCCCTACCTGTGCAAACTGAAAAACCAAAGGGTAATTTATGAACCTTTTGTGTAAGCATTCTATAATACCTCTTAAATATTAGGGTTGACAAGTCACTAGAAGTATACATGATAAGACCTAATGCGACATGTTCTTGAACTTACCTGATTAACAAGTTCTTTTGATATCGAAAATGTCCCTGGGAGAATGGGGAACTCCATGTCTTTCTATTTGTTACATTGTGAGAATATCAAtcgggaaaattttcttttatttcagtGGACTTGGATTTGGTATCATTGAGATTTCTTATAGCCTCACAGGATTTCTTTGATTTTGCTATAGGTCCAGGCAACTGTCCAGGATACTCTGAAGAAACATGAGCTAACAGAACCTCTAGCAACTACAGAACTAGTATGGTTTATGGTATGTACCAGCTACCATGGTTTCTGCATTGATCTTGCCTTTTAATTGTGCCTCCATTAGTTTGTTCACGTTTTATCATAACACACCTGTATTTCAATCACTGTAGGCCTCTGCTTTATTGGCTCTACCCATTGTCTTTCTTTATAGGGTGTTATCAGCCATTTTCTGGTTAGTCCTCACCTCTTGTCTTTTTTCTTAGTAGTTTCTGAATGTTTTCTGTTTGTTCTCATTGGGAAATCATGATCATGTTTCATTCTCACTCCTCTCCTGTACCTTTGGTTGTGGTCTGTACAGTAGATCATGGTTGCATCCTTTTCATTTGGTCTTTTTTTCCCCCTTTGTTGCAGTAAAAAGCCAGGGAAACCTACCCAGAATGCCCATGTGAATCATGCACCTCGCAGGCACAAGCGCAGGCATGCTGACAAGTAGAGTGCCTTGACGTATTTGGATTTAGGCTTTGTTGTATTTAAATTGAAGGTATGTAATTTCTACCTTCAGGAAACATTCCCAATGATTGTGAGCATCTCTAATttcatagggttttttttttttttcttttttgtttttatacaTAACATAATTTAAATTTGCAAATGAACATTGTGAATGTTTGATAattattttgttgttgttgttgtaattGACATCTTCACCCGGCTGTTTTTGAGTGAGCCACTATCTACACCCACCCTGATTGATACGGGATCAACATTTAAAGAATCGTCTGAAATTGCCTGATACATACTGGTATCGCCCATGAACAATACTGGTGTGTCAGCCCTGTTTAGGCCCAAAACAGTCCGATACAGGGTGATACACAGTGCTACATAGAAGTATCAGTAGTGAATAATACGTTACGTAATACACCGATTTAAACCTTGTAATGGGGTGCTTCCCTTTCTACTATTGTCAATACAATAGTACTGTACCGTTGTAttaccaaaagtcaaaagaaaaGGATGCCATCATTAACCAGGGTGGGTATAGACATCAACTGACTTCTAGGAAACCCAGAATATTTGGTGAATGCTTCAGACATGCTGACGAGACATGGATATGGTGGGAAAACAATTAGCATAATGTTATGAGGcctggcaatgggctgggccctGGCCTGGTTTTGAACTGGTTGGGCCTGGCCTACTGACCGGCTCTATTCAAATTTTTTTCCCTGGGTGCAGGCCCAGCCCATTGTCAGCCTTAAATGTTGTTGTAATAATTGAATTTTTCTAGGGAGGGATTGTACATGCTGGAATTCAGAGATTGATATTGAAAGATTCAGCAACCTCATTTGGATCTTGGATGTAGAATTTAACTGTTTATATTGTTGTGAAAGATCCCACAAGAGGCTGGAGACTTGTGTGGATTAACAAAACTATACATGAAATTGGTTATTTGTAGACTGCTCTAGCAACTCTATTTCTTCCAGCTTCAGGAAAACATATCCTAGACAAGGGCTCTTACAATCAAAACCATTTGAGCATACCCAAAATAGAAAACCATTGTGCCATTTAGTATATAATGATGCTAATGCCATCGTACGCCTTACCCTAATGCCTCAAAAAATGACACCTTAAAACGAAGTGATGAGGACTTTCGAGCACCATTTAGAGTATACTAGTGGAAGAGAGCTTTGGCCCTAGTTCCAGCATATCTATGGTTGGATGGTCATTATATGGGGTCCAGATCAAGTACGTAGCCATGTTGGAAGACCTCACATGCATGTTTATGCATCTTTGAAAACCCTACACTggaaagatgcatgtgggctgcattAGGAGCTTATTGAACACATCTAGACTATTCGATTGGGTGGATgttttcattggacctttcgattTCGCACGTTGGATCATCCCGCCCATTGGCTCATCTTGATCATTGGGCCATCTTGGCCGCGAACATCATGGGACATTAGTTTATTTGTtttcttagttattttatttattttgtgggttGTTTTATGTTTTAGTTGATTTAGGAGGTATTTTGGACATATTTTAGCAACACGGGGTATTTTGAATGTTTTAGAGTAATAAGGGTGTTTTGGTAAAAATACCCTCAAAAGACTATAAAGCCTTGGGCGTGTGAATGCTCTAGGGTTGATATGCATTGAATAAAAACTTCTCTTTTTGCTTGAGCAAAGAAAACCTCTTGTGATTGGAGTGGTGTGTAGCCATGGAGTGATTCCatcttatctttctcttttctcttctttcaaggAAATATTAcacatttctcttcttttctttctctctctctacttccCTTAATCTCTCTCTATTCCTTTATTTTCCTTTTGCTTCCCTTTAAACCCATCCCCATCATCTCCAaaatccatctaaacctaaaccgaaacctacccTAGCCGTACAACCGTATGGACTCCACCTTGACCATACGACTGTACGTCCATCTGTATGGCTAACCCACCTCCTCCCAGTTTCCCTCCTTGATCTTTGCTCCTTGCTCCTCTCTCTAAAACCCAtaaccc is a genomic window containing:
- the LOC131256625 gene encoding uncharacterized protein LOC131256625 isoform X2, producing MSISKLLIFSIFFSLFFLKIRASSLIEDDSYPSDSDSSLEDEILSSDGSDSSLRLELEQLKSRISDLGSGIKDSTRELESKDESIAKMEKIIQEKSYSIASLQGEIESLERKGSVDAQEKVGRAHARAAELEKQVQKLQNEIETQNKRREALEVRTGEIEKKRQELNLKLDKLQKINDEQKNRIRKTEHALQVAEEEMVKAKLEATLKAKEFMEIQGAWLPPWLATHLIHMQFFAEKEWNEHGKPALAIVMQKRWVPVLKEQWLAFTTFVGPHVESVTIKTVEVYEASKSTLTPHIVKVQELANPYLQEARKFSKPYIDHIATITKPHVDKVRVTLKPYTNQVVSASQKFLKSAKVYHYQVQATVQDTLKKHELTEPLATTELVWFMASALLALPIVFLYRVLSAIFCKKPGKPTQNAHVNHAPRRHKRRHADK
- the LOC131256625 gene encoding uncharacterized protein LOC131256625 isoform X1, which translates into the protein MSISKLLIFSIFFSLFFLKIRASSLIEDDSYPSDSDSSLEDEILSSDGSDSSLRLELEQLKSRISDLGSGIKDSTRELESKDESIAKMEKIIQEKSYSIASLQGEIESLERKGSVDAQEKVGRAHARAAELEKQVQKLQNEIETQNKRREALEVRTGEIEKKRQELNLKLDKLQKINDEQKNRIRKTEHALQVAEEEMVKAKLEATLKAKEFMEIQGAWLPPWLATHLIHMQFFAEKEWNEHGKPALAIVMQKASEKSSQAQKWAEPHLETVKTRWVPVLKEQWLAFTTFVGPHVESVTIKTVEVYEASKSTLTPHIVKVQELANPYLQEARKFSKPYIDHIATITKPHVDKVRVTLKPYTNQVVSASQKFLKSAKVYHYQVQATVQDTLKKHELTEPLATTELVWFMASALLALPIVFLYRVLSAIFCKKPGKPTQNAHVNHAPRRHKRRHADK